One Octopus bimaculoides isolate UCB-OBI-ISO-001 chromosome 16, ASM119413v2, whole genome shotgun sequence genomic window, NNNNNNNNNNNNNNNNNNNNNNNNNNNNNNCATTGTGGAAAATCCCCCTCATTGATCTTTTCTCTATCTGCATGCCTTGTTGCAGTTGGATGCTCTACAATTGGCACGTGGTTGCAAAAGCTATTATCAGAAACGATTTGATTGGCAGTTCCTGTCTTTtgccttctttattttttttctttatttgttaatatttttcttcattctttctagttttgttttgcattgtttttgtctaaggtgtttttgttttgttactttatttttagcacatcatATACCTACTTAACTTTGAACTTCCTTCCAAGGAGTTAATACCTTCATCTAAGCCATTGGATACTTCACTGCGCATACTCTTCTTTGACTATCCCGTtttgttatgttgttttttttaatgtatattctaTTCTGCTCATCAAatcagatatgtttttttttcttacaatctTTACCTAAGTTTATAGCTTCATTAGCACTGTtgatagctatctatctatctatctatctatctatctatctatctatctatctatctatctatctatctatctgtctgtctgtctgtctgtctgtctgtctgtctgtctgtctatctatctatctatctatctatctatctatctatctatctatctatctatctatatatatatatatatataatcatgtgtgtgtatgtatgtatgtgtgtatgtatgtatggatgcatgtatgtatgtgtgtgtgtatgcatgtataaacatacacatacacgtaatcTTCCGgagatttattcatatttttgataTTACACTAAATATAAGgaattttctctttaaatttccTTCACATTCACACCTATTTGTTGGATGTGTAATTCCTGGTTACATCTACCATTCCATACACAACGCATCCATTTGTAGCAATTCTACCTAAGATAACAGTAGGTTGtaaatagaaacagctgtaaatgttctCAGCTGAAAGAGAGACTCAGATATTAGAGCTGTATTCGATCGATCCTTCTCTCTGTTTACTTTCTCTCTGATATTCTATTTCGTAAAAGTTAACTTAAGACCAATATTCAAATTGAATTAGATCTACCCCAGAGACCGACTTAAGAataagtttataatatatatgattcaagTTTATTAGATCTTTCGTTTTCCAAAACCTAACTTAAGAGAAATGTCTAGCATATGTTTATGTGAAGGTTACTGTTGAGCTGAAGCAACCTAGCACCATGTACGCGATAATGATCTGACTTAACttatccatttcttttatttctttccaggtTTTTTCAACTGTAACGTCTCTCGGAAAACACAAGAGATTCTGCGATGGGGCCTTTCGCTCAAGTAGTGCTGCTGCGGCAGCTGCAGCTGCAGTCGCAGCTGATCACCATCTGCGCATGCGTCTCTGCTACACTCCCGACAAGCTTGTCCCGGCTGGACTAGGAGCCTTACAGCAAAATACTCCGCTGACCACTGCTGCAGCCGCAGCGGCTGTTTCAGCTTATATGTACGGACAACCTCGACTTTCTTACTTTCGTCCTTTAATCACGCAACCTCGGTTTGGATCTATTCTTCCTCAGCCATTAGCCGCTGCAATGGCGACATCTAGTTTGGCTGGAACCTCAACAACAAATCATAGTGGCATCAATTCCTGTTCTCTTCCTTTGTCTAATTCTGCTTTGGACACTGACTGCTTTCGATCTCCGGCGGCAGCCATCCCCCCAACCCCTGCACCAGCACATGCTCATCAACATATACCTCTTCCACCAATGCATCCCGCCACATCCATTGTTTCGCATGCACCTCTGTCGTTATCCTTACCAAAACCACAACAGACTCAACATCAACGACTGCAGAGCGAATCAGAAGTAAGTGGTCTCAACTTGCATTCTCCCGATTTTATGACTGGTTATAATTTGACAACATCTGCGGCTAATCTCAGCAAtatgaacagcagcagcaacaacaataatattaatgataacaaagcTAACTCAGATATCAGTCATATTGACAGACACTCAAGTGGCATGTTGATAAAGGATCAGCTAGATTACGAAAGTCGAAGTCAGAAGAAGCGGAAATGGAGAAAACGGAATAGAAAAATAAGACATAAGCGACCTGACGAATGGCTGGATTCTGGGCATAATAATTTGATAGAAAAATCTGATATTGACCTTTGGCAGGAAGAACAAGGGTTGAACCTagaagatgacgatgacaatgtgGACAGTTGTTATAAAAGAGACATCTATAAATGGCGTCGAATTGATGTCGAGACCCAGAATAAAATGTGGCCTGAAAATCAAGAGTTTGATGAGAAAAAACATATTGACTGGAAATTGGAGAGATATGATGAGGTAGATGAGGAAAGAGACGAAAGAAAGAGCGGAAGAGAGAAACTGGAAAATGACGATGAATTGGACCCAATGGAGAATGAAGACACAGAAAACATTGGCCACGATGTAATGGATAGCAAACGATGGTCTTTTGATAATGTTTTTAATGCTGCAGACGATAAAGAGAACGAACAAAGCGAAGTGTCATATGACAGAGATGCCGTGCTAATGCTTCAGCATCAGAAAAAGTATACGGCGggcgataacaacaataacacaatagACGATAACAACAGTAATAGACTGAAAAACAAAGACAGTAACGGCAAGAACATTAATGAGGAAGATTTAAGAACGTTCAGTTCAGAAAATTCGCGTTTAAAATCTGGAACTGTCATTGAAAATGAACTTGGTCAAGTTAAAGATAAACATGATGTACATCTAACACGGATGTCTGTCGAAACTCCGCTCAGCggtggtaataataacaacaatagaagcaacatcatcaacaacaataacaacaccaacgacaacaacagaagcagtacTTTAAATTCTACCGGATGTAAAAGTCCTGCCGCTGTGTCATCCTTTTCTTGCTCTTCGCCGTCGTCTGCTTCATCCAATTATTCAGGAACGACTTCTGGtggtgacgacaacgatgacgaagcAAATCTAGATAACAACGTTCTTCGTAAGAGGACAGACGAcaatgaaaattcagaaacaagaaagaagaagaaagaaaggaaagcaagaaagagacagagaatggGAATAGAAAAACACGAGGAAAGAACAGAAGTTGTAGTCGTTGGAGAAAATGAAGACGAAATTGAAGATGGAGATAACAGTGAAGAAGATACTGGCGCAGAAGaatttaaaaaggaagaaagaaattgcCCGAAAAATTCTAACTCTGATTCTACAATGTTACCAGAAAAAGATGACAGCAGACGACAACTGAGAAATGACTACGTAGATGCCAAAGATCTCAGTATGACCGGACCTACATCGAGACGAAAGCGAGGTCGCCATAGTAGCTACGgtaacaataattttaataacagcaacataagTAATCTTCCTTATTACCAATATCGAAACCAACCCCAGTTTGGAAATGCTTTCACAGCAACTGCATTAGCAGAGGCAGCCATGTTCTTAGACGGTGCCCTGAACCTCCGCACGAGAAACTCTGATGACCTACAAAGCCATCAACTGTCTAAGAAGAAAAGGAATccagataatgataataataacgatgatactAGAAATGAAAATGACAACAACTTATTAGAAGCTGTTTTCAATCCATCTTCACTACCAAGTCTTGTATCGATGGCTAAGCGTGGATTAATAGCTTCTAGTGTCGGAAGTGGAAGTCATAAGAGCCGGAAACGACATCTGCAACCAGGAGTGAACAAGAACTCAAACAACAGTGATAATGACATTTCTAATCTACGACAGCAGAAACATCAGCGATACTTACAAGAGCATCAGCAGCAAATCTATGGCTTTTTAAAACAGGAAACAGAAAACCCTGACTCATTTCCATTCCAGAATTCTCCTACtaaacaccaacaatttgatcaTCAACAAGAATCAGAACATCAAATAGCACCATTTGATTTGTCTAAATCTAGCATagaacagcgacaacaacaacaaagactgcAGTCACAGCAACGCCGTGTAAGATTTAAATCCAGATTGAAAACAAATTTTCAGTCAGGGTTAACTGCTAGCGAACGTGTAGCAGCAGCAATGTCTGCTTATATTGCTGAAGATGgaaagcatgatgatgatgaagaagaagaatttgaagaagaCATGTTCGACGAAGATAGTTTTGAGTATGGAAACTTACATGATGTTGACGAAATTAAGAGTCGCAACATGGAAGAAAATCGACAGTTTGGACTGCTTCTTAATGACAAACATTTCATCAACAGAGACTACAATTATTGTTATCGAGACTTTTATAACAATCACTATTACAATGACAGTATaagagaggaagatgaagaagaagaagaagataaggttgaagaaagaaaaaataacgaacgaCGTGGGAAGCTGAAGGATAATTCTATCGGCAGTAATTTCCATGAAACCCATAATAATCTGGAtgtgaaagatgaaataaaaagcaTATTAGATGCCCCGCTTGATTTATCTACAAATTCGAAACATACAGTGGATAATATCTTAAACAAAAACACCGACGAGGCATTCATTGCTAATTGTTACCCATCCCGAAAAACTCATGTATATGGATCAGGTCTTATAGCATCATCTAAACTGACGAAAAGCGGGGAGAAGGGAGGCGGTAATGAAGGCTCAGAATTAGATTCCAAAACCATGACTGCTGCACTTAAACTATCAGAGTCTGGATCTGAGCTGCACTATGCCTACCCTTTTGCAGGATCCTATATGTTAGATCCCTATTACTCTAcgatagacaaagaaaaatacacatcGTCAATGATGGCAACCTTAAATAGATATCATGCCCATTCATCATATCCTACGCTACCCCACCACTTACAACATCCCAGTTTTCCCAATCATCTTACATCATCTTCCACAACTCATCCTTACCAACATCCCCTCGTTTCATACAGTGGATTTCTAGATTCTCCTATGGACAATAGCCTTTCTTATACAGATAACAACAGTGATATGATCCGAGGAGGTGGTAAAAGTGGATCAAATGCCCAGAGtggcaacaacatcaataataatgacaataacaacactgCCACTTCAAATGCAAACAATAGTAGTTCACAAACACTAGGAGGAGGCATTCCGTGTTCAGCGTCAGGATTGAGCAATTTCGGATATAATACAAACAGTGCTCAGACAACTGCTTCAACTTTAGctgcagttgcagcagcagctgcTGGAAACGGCCAGGGCCCTGGTTCGTGTACAGGAATGGGTATGGGTAATTTCAGGTACCCACCTCCTCCTGGAGGGCATGGCCTtttatctgctgctgctgccgccgcagttgcagcagcggtagcagcagcagccgcagctaATCGGCCTGGTGGCGGTGCTGGCACTGGGGTCGGAAGTGGAACACATCACCTCATggctgctgcagcagcagcatcaggtGCAGGAGCTGCTCTGACTGGCGTCGGTGCCGGAAGTGGTTCTGCCAGTAGTGGCAGCATGACATTCCATAGCAGCAAGTTTAAGGAGAGGTATTCTTGTAAATACTGTGGCAAAATATTCCCCAGGTCGGCAAACTTAACCAggcacttacgtacacacactgGAGAACAACCATACAAATGTAAATTCTGTGAACGCTCTTTTAGCATTTCCTCCAATTTACAACGACATGTTCGAAATATTCATAATAGGGAACGTCCTTTCCGGTGCACATTGTGCGGCAAAAGTTTTGGTCAGCAAACAAATTTAGACCGACACgttaaaaaacatgaaatacaaggACCAAACGTGACAGACTCACCTATTCATGGTAATAATAACGGCGATATTAGCTTCAGTGAAGAGGTGAATTTATCTAAGAGTTCAAATAATGACGACATATTAACGAACCGATTAAGTTTTGATGAAGACTTTAGTATTAAGAAAGATACTAACGAAAATGACCTCAGAATTAGACGAGATTCAAACAATGATAACCGGTTGTCAAGGAAGAGCATTATTAGTGATAATtttatcaacagaaaaaatacaagtCATGGCAGCTTTAAGGAAGAGTTGTTGAGCAAAACAGGAATAGACATAGGGAAAaactacagtaacaacaactatGTTATTTCAAGACTAGCCAGCAGCAAGAACAGTGATATTAAACCCAAACCATTAGGTGACAATACATTTAATGATCAAAAAGGTGATATTTTTATTGCAGGAAACTATAGCACAAACAAAAGCGATATAAACTATTTAGATAGAAATATGGCTAGATATCTTGACAGTAACCATTGTATCGATCTTGTTGttaacaaaaattcttcaagtagcAAGGAGTTTTCCAGACGAAATATCgatgaaaatgatattataaTACGAGACGATCCTTACACTATTAACAACGTTGCCAAAGCTGATTCTAAATTTTCTCCCAGGACATCTAATCAACCAGTTTCTGGTTTTGGTGAAAATCCACTCGACGAAAGATTCCACGgacaaaatagaagaaattatatCGGTGACGTTGATAATCGTGATGAAGGTGAGAATAAGGAAGAAGTTGACATTGCCCAAAACGATGAAAAAGACATTAAATATAGTAAAGACAAGGATTGGGCGGATGATTATACCAACGAAACTGCTGAAAAAAGTTATGAATATGAAGGTAAAATGAAATCTTCGTTCTATactgaaaataacaaaagtattgCAAAACTTTGGAAAAACACAATCGACGAAGAAAACTGTGATTTTGATAGAAACACTATTAAGGAAGAAGATGACCTTAATGAAAacatattaacaaaaaatattaacgAACATGGCACAAACATTCCCAGTTTGTCTGCTATGAGTGATGGTAATTCAAAAACTTctaataaaacgaaaaaaaataaccATGAAGTTACCGAAAACTTGTATGATTCCCCCGAAAAATCAAACGACAGGTTCCGAAATATCGAACCCGAAGGTGAAAATGATCTTTTTGAAAAAGGAAACATAAAGGTGATTGAAGGAGTCCATATTAAATCTGagacaaacaacagcagtgaaGGTTCTGCTAAAGTTGCTAACGATGCTGAAATGAGCCATGAAAATACAATCAGAAACTTTACATTCAGTACCAGTGAGAAAAACCAAGACGAGGACgtcaataaaaatgatgatgacagcataGTATCTGCAGAAAAATGGTCTAACGCTAGTCATGGAAGTAGTGGAGTCGGTGGTTCTTTTCCAAATACCACCATGAAACGTGACTTCAAATCTGCAACTACTTCTGTGACTGCTTCAATTTCTCCTACCCCGCTTTCtacagtgaataataataataataataataataataataataataataataataataataataataataataataataataataataataataataatagttgcaaTTTTACTGCAGATCACGTTGCTGTTACCACAACTGCAGCACATACTGTTACTATTGTCAACGCTACGACTACGACTGCTACTAATCTTactacgaccactactactagaattagcagtagtaatggtggaagaagcaaaaataatctttttattgCTGACAACTTCATGAGCGGTTTTAGTGGCAATCAAAGCAGAGACAATGTTAAAGTTCCTAACAAagcagaaagaatgaaaagaagaaatgttagtgatgattatgaagaagaaaacgatgatggtgaagaagatgaggaagaggaagaggatgaagaagtcaatgaagatgatgatgacgatggagatgatgacaatgaagatgaaaatgaCAAAGGTGAtagaaatgatgacaatgatgaagatgataatgatgacgatgatgtcggtggtgataatgatgatggcagagaagaaaacgaagacgacgatgacgatgatgatgatagagaaggAAGGGACGTCGGTGAAAATGCAAATGAAGAGGACGATATGGAGGAGGACgatgaaggagaagaggaagaagacgcTGATGACGATTTGGGCGATGAAAACAACGCCTCTAACGAAGGTGATAACCAGATGGATAATAACCAAAATTGTCTCAGCTTCCCTCATCACACTCAGAGTAGAAACGCAGATAGTGACGAAACAAGCAACAACTATAAAAGGACGAACAGCTgcggcaacagtagcagcagaagcatcaatatcaacaacaccaacagcttCAACAGCTGTAATgaccaatacaacaacaacaacaagaatattccCTTGTTGGCATCAAACGAATGTGACAAGTACCAATTCTACGACTGTGATCGTACCGAGAAAAATAGCGACAACGGCTGTTACAGATATTTGAACTGTATTAACAGCTGCAaggataacaacaaaaacaacagtaacgactacaacaacattaataattttaTCGCTAATATTATCAGCAATGGCCGGTTGAGTTCcgaatattacatttttttaaacatttcaacGAAACCCAGCATTGCTGAAAGAGATTCAGACCCTACGGGAAACAacgataatattatttataataatcataataatcataataataataataataataataataataataataataataatgacgatgatgatgatgaaaccaaaaataaatataacgttGTTAATGACATTAAACGTAATACATTGTATGAAAACTCCCGACGTATTACTGATGACGCGAACTCTTTACTCAACATTGCAACGGCAAATTTTATCTCTAAATTATCTGTTTTTGCTCCTGAAGCAACCACTGACGAACTCGACGATGTTTCCAAATCGAAATTGAATTACTTACACAATAAGTGTCAACCGTTTGACACTGCAATCTCTATGTGTGGAATTCCATCTCCCTATGACAGGTGTCTAGTAAAAACCAACTATCGACATGTAGAATGTAGCTACTATACGACACCAGCTGCTTAAAATATCAGCGTTACCCTTTACTTGCGAGTTTATTGAATGAAtgttgaagggtttttttttaatctatttaagTATGCAACAGCGGAATGGAAATAACATGCCCGataacacatgcaagcatgagtAACGAATATAACGTACACACTTAAGAGCATGACGCTTATGTTTCGATAGTATATGAAATACAGGTATGAGTGTACCTGCATCTTCGTacgttgatatatttatataacacaacaatttgcatacatatatacatgtatgtatgtatatgtatattcatatatgtatctaaggatacatatatacataaatatatatatatatatatatagacatacatatacatacagacacacatacatagatacaaacatataagaCAAGACGCATGTGATATTGTGTTATGATTCTGGAAACATCAAAATTgagttaaatattattgttttatgtttattttgacTAAATATTATTCCGGAAGACTTCAAAATAACtttgacagagagaaaaaacattTCCTCTaccacagaaaatatatatataaaaaaaaagaaatgacaagaccaaatgcaaaaatgtattgaatcaaagaaaaaaaaaggaaagttttggtgaaaaagaacagtttttttttttcaattaaaaaagatatttgttACCAATATATGTGATCTCGGTGGGTAATTAACTGCATATAACTCGAGAATTCCAAACTGACCAACAGGTTGGCAGCAATATACCAATATTTTTGGTACAGCTATCAACTTATTCATACCCACTTCAATATGTTCTAATTATTTTTAGACTATATTTACATctgacacataaaaagaaaaaaataaagtcataaaatttaaaaaaaaaaaaattgatgtcaCTTGAGCAGCTATTGTTTTATTCCTCTTTAAactggatttatttttttaaacagaaaaaaatgactcttgtaaattttattattaatttacacaagaaatatctttctttcattaCAAAGCTCTTTCATGACATCAATGAAATTGGAatattaaatagattttaaaaaagagaaacgaTTTTCCCCAAAGACGACGGGACTTTTGTGAATCAATGTCAAATAATGTAATTAACTCAAACAGCGTAAATACTATTTTCCCCCCTCTAGAATCAAGTCTCTACATGTTTCCATGAATGATATACTTTTACCAAAAATTATGTTTCAACGGTGGCCTGCAAAGGCTGATTTTGAACACTTTTAATCCTGCCTCATTTTTTTCCCACTATTTCCCAGAAACTTGCACACCGTCAATctcccttttgtttcttttttttttaataatttcatgcCAATTTAAGAAATTTaccctattttaaaataatttatggttaaataacactgatatttgtgttatttatatgtatagaattAGAACTTGAACAAACacatctatttcattttatttatcctCATTGTTGTAACAGTTTAAAATGTGCTCGACAAGTATTATGTATTTCTTTGGTGGGAGCTAGCCTGCCTAAGTCTtgtgcttttatttcttttaaagcttTGCCATCAATAAAAACGGCAccacacaccacactcacacacacaattacaaaattaaaaatataataatgataataataatattaatctaaaaCCAAGAGCTAACTACACCAGTCTAAGCAATCAATGTAGCTGATAAATGTATTGATTAAAACGGCTACACATTTGAATATATCAAAATTACTAACTCTTTATATTGGCAACCAGTCAAGTTACTAAT contains:
- the LOC106873115 gene encoding putative uncharacterized protein DDB_G0282133 isoform X1, which produces MKFDNLPLSASILTKRMSIKFEDKIFYNRMKGLRSRDEMLLFNNGETLVQINQDTSDDKAVFLKTEKVENTPLIKCPTCPDVFDTYTTLQRHILISGCGRTLPMTDEVYHARDTECDKIENEAKREPINKCHLCSETFDWRSDLVRHQALIHSQQFAIQLECTTNSNSNSNNIRRPAKNTSNMTMSPTSRSPSSSASPPSQLLSIVPCQQSPTTTMTTTTPTATTPTPVSIATTSPSPPLSSPPSSLSPSSSAPSPSSSSPPPSLTSSSPLSAQSTMTTRTAMTSTTRAASPSANTTPEMTMFHNSNSNNNNNSSSSSSSSSSGGGGGSHQSNRFKVSSANTKDEFLRKYSPVDSKMLFGANTSNTNSNGEDANGNDSNDANDDVTNNTNSKNNDRSNNSDNVDPPSIVSNRMLFPDSVNSNSDSDGGGGDGEGGEGENVDGGGNSNSISAGSPPNTVSNTESKVTIGSNCSNSSSNSNCSNSNSGRNSNGDGSNASAAISTANSSSSNKKNNNSSSSSSSSNSNKNTAINTISAANAALNLGNRFPCENCDKVFTDPSNLQRHIRSQHVGARSHACPECGKTFATSSGLKQHQHIHSSVKPFRCEVCLKAYTQFSNLCRHKRMHADCRQQIKCKDCQQVFSTVTSLGKHKRFCDGAFRSSSAAAAAAAAVAADHHLRMRLCYTPDKLVPAGLGALQQNTPLTTAAAAAAVSAYMYGQPRLSYFRPLITQPRFGSILPQPLAAAMATSSLAGTSTTNHSGINSCSLPLSNSALDTDCFRSPAAAIPPTPAPAHAHQHIPLPPMHPATSIVSHAPLSLSLPKPQQTQHQRLQSESEVSGLNLHSPDFMTGYNLTTSAANLSNMNSSSNNNNINDNKANSDISHIDRHSSGMLIKDQLDYESRSQKKRKWRKRNRKIRHKRPDEWLDSGHNNLIEKSDIDLWQEEQGLNLEDDDDNVDSCYKRDIYKWRRIDVETQNKMWPENQEFDEKKHIDWKLERYDEVDEERDERKSGREKLENDDELDPMENEDTENIGHDVMDSKRWSFDNVFNAADDKENEQSEVSYDRDAVLMLQHQKKYTAGDNNNNTIDDNNSNRLKNKDSNGKNINEEDLRTFSSENSRLKSGTVIENELGQVKDKHDVHLTRMSVETPLSGGNNNNNRSNIINNNNNTNDNNRSSTLNSTGCKSPAAVSSFSCSSPSSASSNYSGTTSGGDDNDDEANLDNNVLRKRTDDNENSETRKKKKERKARKRQRMGIEKHEERTEVVVVGENEDEIEDGDNSEEDTGAEEFKKEERNCPKNSNSDSTMLPEKDDSRRQLRNDYVDAKDLSMTGPTSRRKRGRHSSYGNNNFNNSNISNLPYYQYRNQPQFGNAFTATALAEAAMFLDGALNLRTRNSDDLQSHQLSKKKRNPDNDNNNDDTRNENDNNLLEAVFNPSSLPSLVSMAKRGLIASSVGSGSHKSRKRHLQPGVNKNSNNSDNDISNLRQQKHQRYLQEHQQQIYGFLKQETENPDSFPFQNSPTKHQQFDHQQESEHQIAPFDLSKSSIEQRQQQQRLQSQQRRVRFKSRLKTNFQSGLTASERVAAAMSAYIAEDGKHDDDEEEEFEEDMFDEDSFEYGNLHDVDEIKSRNMEENRQFGLLLNDKHFINRDYNYCYRDFYNNHYYNDSIREEDEEEEEDKVEERKNNERRGKLKDNSIGSNFHETHNNLDVKDEIKSILDAPLDLSTNSKHTVDNILNKNTDEAFIANCYPSRKTHVYGSGLIASSKLTKSGEKGGGNEGSELDSKTMTAALKLSESGSELHYAYPFAGSYMLDPYYSTIDKEKYTSSMMATLNRYHAHSSYPTLPHHLQHPSFPNHLTSSSTTHPYQHPLVSYSGFLDSPMDNSLSYTDNNSDMIRGGGKSGSNAQSGNNINNNDNNNTATSNANNSSSQTLGGGIPCSASGLSNFGYNTNSAQTTASTLAAVAAAAAGNGQGPGSCTGMGMGNFRYPPPPGGHGLLSAAAAAAVAAAVAAAAAANRPGGGAGTGVGSGTHHLMAAAAAASGAGAALTGVGAGSGSASSGSMTFHSSKFKERYSCKYCGKIFPRSANLTRHLRTHTGEQPYKCKFCERSFSISSNLQRHVRNIHNRERPFRCTLCGKSFGQQTNLDRHVKKHEIQGPNVTDSPIHGNNNGDISFSEEVNLSKSSNNDDILTNRLSFDEDFSIKKDTNENDLRIRRDSNNDNRLSRKSIISDNFINRKNTSHGSFKEELLSKTGIDIGKNYSNNNYVISRLASSKNSDIKPKPLGDNTFNDQKGDIFIAGNYSTNKSDINYLDRNMARYLDSNHCIDLVVNKNSSSSKEFSRRNIDENDIIIRDDPYTINNVAKADSKFSPRTSNQPVSGFGENPLDERFHGQNRRNYIGDVDNRDEGENKEEVDIAQNDEKDIKYSKDKDWADDYTNETAEKSYEYEGKMKSSFYTENNKSIAKLWKNTIDEENCDFDRNTIKEEDDLNENILTKNINEHGTNIPSLSAMSDGNSKTSNKTKKNNHEVTENLYDSPEKSNDRFRNIEPEGENDLFEKGNIKVIEGVHIKSETNNSSEGSAKVANDAEMSHENTIRNFTFSTSEKNQDEDVNKNDDDSIVSAEKWSNASHGSSGVGGSFPNTTMKRDFKSATTSVTASISPTPLSTVNNNNNNNNNNNNNNNNNNNNNNNNNNNNNNSCNFTADHVAVTTTAAHTVTIVNATTTTATNLTTTTTTRISSSNGGRSKNNLFIADNFMSGFSGNQSRDNVKVPNKAERMKRRNVSDDYEEENDDGEEDEEEEEDEEVNEDDDDDGDDDNEDENDKGDRNDDNDEDDNDDDDVGGDNDDGREENEDDDDDDDDREGRDVGENANEEDDMEEDDEGEEEEDADDDLGDENNASNEGDNQMDNNQNCLSFPHHTQSRNADSDETSNNYKRTNSCGNSSSRSININNTNSFNSCNDQYNNNNKNIPLLASNECDKYQFYDCDRTEKNSDNGCYRYLNCINSCKDNNKNNSNDYNNINNFIANIISNGRLSSEYYIFLNISTKPSIAERDSDPTGNNDNIIYNNHNNHNNNNNNNNNNNNNNDDDDDETKNKYNVVNDIKRNTLYENSRRITDDANSLLNIATANFISKLSVFAPEATTDELDDVSKSKLNYLHNKCQPFDTAISMCGIPSPYDRCLVKTNYRHVECSYYTTPAA